The following coding sequences are from one Rhipicephalus microplus isolate Deutch F79 chromosome 3, USDA_Rmic, whole genome shotgun sequence window:
- the LOC142804300 gene encoding uncharacterized protein LOC142804300 codes for MSVFLILVFALADGKRVTLRFMAGNRENDPPPAQPPTPSPACDGDVDSDGALAAFPAAAASAEDVEELWSARKTRFFIAKYSEMKDLVGKTRALRTRRLLWKKLAEAINTEFLCNVTATQVENKWKSLDRAYKKSKKDNNSSGHHRVNCEYEEELAEVLEKEHSVNPRLLLEPGKTILPSASPDTSITEAPQDAAVPVECNTASKVRSSTTPKRKRQSRSQVTPLLEALEKMQASRAKQEEAAVKQLEERKKWEEAKAKRHDERMQRFDRLIDVLSNKDGL; via the exons atgtcggtatttttaatcttggttttcgcccttgcagacggcaagcgcgttacgttgcggttcatggcagggaatcgtgaaaatgacccccctccggcacaaccgccgacgccttctcctgcctgcgacggcgacgttgacagcgatggggctttagccgcatttccagcagcagccgcgtcggctgaagatgtggaagagctttggagcgcccgaaaaacaaggttcttcatcgccaaatactcggaaatgaaggacttggtgggaaaaaccagggcacttcg cacaagaaggcttctgtggaagaagttggctgaggccatcaatacggagttcttgtgcaacgtgactgccacacaagtggaaaacaaatggaagtcgctggacagagcatataaaaagtcaaaaaaagacaacaattcttcaggtcaccaccgtgtgaactgtgaatatgaaga agagctggcagaagtcttggaaaaagaacatagtgtaaatccaaggctgctcttggagcctggaaaaacaatcctgcctagtgcaagtccaga caccagcatcactgaagcacctcaagatgcagcagtcccagtcgagtgcaacacagcatccaaagttcggagcagcacaacgccaaaaaggaagcgccagagtaggtcccaagtcacgccgctcttggaggcattagaaaaaatgcaagcttcgagagctaagcaagaggaggcagcagtgaaacaactggaggaaagaaaaaaatgggaagaggcaaaggcaaagcggcatgatgagcgcatgcagcgattcgatcggttgatcgacgtactctcaaataaggacgggttataa